GTGCGGTACCAGTCGCCGCTTCGGTAGCGGATCCACACCGCCCCGGTGGCCCCGAGCTTCTGCAGGAACGCCGCCCCCTCGTCGATCACGGCGCGTCGCTGCGCATGCCGTCCGGGGGTCAGGAACATCACGATCCACTCGTCGCTGCGGTTGTCGCCCCAGCGTGCCGAGAGCCGGGCGCCGGCGCCTGACTTCGGCATGCCGAAGATGACGTACGAGCCGTCGGTGACCGCCTCGTCAGCCCAGGGTTCGGTGGTGATGAACCGCACCACGCTGCCGCGTGAGGCGCTGCCCTCGTGCTCACACACCACCACCAGCGAATCCTGGCTGGGGAAGGTGATCGCGAGCCGGCGGCGCCAGTACTGCTCGACGGGGTCGAGCAGCGAGTCGATGGTCATCGTGGCGGTGGCGGTCGCCGGGCGCTGCGCGGGCAGCGATGCGGCGGGCAACGCCAGGAGGCAGAGGCCGGCAAGGACGGTCGAGGTCCGCGATGGCACGCGCCGCAGCTCCCTCCGGGCTGCGGAGTGGCGCGGGCGTGGCGGGTCGGGGCGCGGGCCCGTCGCAGCCCGGGTGCCGGGCGCGCACCGACGCCGGCACGATGTGGTGCGGGGTGTGGGCGGGGCGTCGGGGGAAGCCGCACGGCGGCGCGGCGGCCGATCGGAAAGACGAAGGCCCGACGCGATCTCGCCGCGTCGGGCCCTGCACATGGTGGAGGAAGGATTCGAACCTTCGAAGGCCGGAGCCGACAGATTTACAGTCTGTTGCCGTTGACCGCTTGGCTACTCCACCGCTGGTCCTGCCACATCCCTCTCGGTCGCCCACGTCCCCCGCGACCGGCAAGAGCTGACGGCGAGAATCGAACTCGCAACCGCCTGATTACAAATCAGGTGCTCTGCCAATTGAGCTACGTCAGCGTTCAACTGCACGTCTGCCGAGAGCCCAACAACCTAGCCCGACAGCCCCCGGACATCAACCGGGCTCAGGCACCGCCGCCCGGCGACACCGACACCTGCTTCCACGTCGTCCCCATGGGACCGTCCTCCAGCACGATCCCCTCCGCCGCCAGCTCGGCGCGGATCCGGTCCGACTCCGCGAAGTCCCGCCCCGCCCGGGCCGCCGCCCGCCGCGCAATGGCATCAGTCACCCGCATCGCCAACGCCTCGTCCGCCACCAGCGCTGCCGGCACGATGTCCAGTACGCCGTTCATCACCGCGAACGCCGCCTGCGCCCGCGCCACCCCCGCCGGCGCCGTGCCGCCCTGATCCAGCAGCGCATTCACGCGATTCATGAACACGAACAGCGCCGACAGCGCCGCCGGCGCATTCAGGTCATGTGCCAGCGCAGCCCGGAAGTCCGCCTCCGCCTCCACCGCCACCGCCGAGAGCTCCGGCGGACCACCCGACGCCGCCGCCAGGCGCGACGCGAAGTCACCCACACGGCGCACCGCGCTGCGCGACGCCTCAAGCGCCTCGGAACTCAGGTTGAGCTGCTGGCGATAGTGCGTGTTGAACATGAAGTGCCGCGCCGCCGCCCCATCCAGCCCCTCCTCCTGCAGCTCCGACACCCCCCACACATTGCCCACCCGCTTCGCCATCTTCGCGCTGTCCACCAGCAGGAACTCGCCATGGCACCAGCAGCGCGCGAACACCTTCCCAGTCGCCGCCTCGCTCTGCGCGATCTCGTCCTCGTGGTGCGGGAAGATCAGGTCCACCCCGCCGGCGTGCAGGTCGATCGTCTCGCCGAGGATGTCCATCGCCATGGCGGAGCACTCGAGGTGCCAGCCGGGACGCCCGCGGCCCCACGGTGACTCCCACGCCGCCTCGGCCCGCTCGTCCTCGTCCTTGGCGGCCTTCCAGAGCGCGAAGTCCTGCGCGTTCTCCTTCGTGTACTCGTCCTGGCTCACCCGCGCTCCGGCGCGGATCTCGCGTGTGTCCAGCCGCGAGAGCCGCCCATACGGCGGGAACTTGTCGATCGCGAAGTACACCGACCGGTCGTCGGCCTGGTACGCCACCCCCTTCTCCATCAGTCTCATCACCAGCGCGATCATCTGCGGGATGTAGTCCGTGGCGCGCGGATAGTGCTCGGCCGGCTGGATGCGCAGGAACTCGCGATGCGCGTGGAAAGTCGCCACCACCGGGTCCGTCACCTGGCGGATCGTCAGCCCCTGCTGGCTCGCCCGCGTGATGATCTTGTCATCCACGTCGGTCAGGTTCATGACCTGCTCCACCTGCCAGCCACGCAGCGCCAGCGCCCGCCGCAGCAGGTCCTCGAAGAGGAACGTGCGGAAGTTACCCAGGTGCGCCGGGTTGTAGACCGTCGGGCCGCAGGTGTACATGCGCACGCACTCGCCGTCGGCGGGCGCGAACGGCTCGACCTGGCGGGTCAGCGTGTTGTAGAGAAGGAACTCGCTCATCGTCTCGAGGCAGGAGCAGCGGGCGCGGCCGGCGACACTCCACCGCCGGCGCGCAGGCGCGATCGGGCCATGCGCACGCCACGCCCCGTCAAGCTATCGGTCCGGTGCACCCCGTGCCAT
This genomic interval from Gemmatimonadaceae bacterium contains the following:
- a CDS encoding cysteine--tRNA ligase; the encoded protein is MSEFLLYNTLTRQVEPFAPADGECVRMYTCGPTVYNPAHLGNFRTFLFEDLLRRALALRGWQVEQVMNLTDVDDKIITRASQQGLTIRQVTDPVVATFHAHREFLRIQPAEHYPRATDYIPQMIALVMRLMEKGVAYQADDRSVYFAIDKFPPYGRLSRLDTREIRAGARVSQDEYTKENAQDFALWKAAKDEDERAEAAWESPWGRGRPGWHLECSAMAMDILGETIDLHAGGVDLIFPHHEDEIAQSEAATGKVFARCWCHGEFLLVDSAKMAKRVGNVWGVSELQEEGLDGAAARHFMFNTHYRQQLNLSSEALEASRSAVRRVGDFASRLAAASGGPPELSAVAVEAEADFRAALAHDLNAPAALSALFVFMNRVNALLDQGGTAPAGVARAQAAFAVMNGVLDIVPAALVADEALAMRVTDAIARRAAARAGRDFAESDRIRAELAAEGIVLEDGPMGTTWKQVSVSPGGGA